The Episyrphus balteatus chromosome 4, idEpiBalt1.1, whole genome shotgun sequence genome includes a window with the following:
- the LOC129917877 gene encoding solute carrier family 45 member 4-like, with protein MALRCTTITTLLEARENNAREHKYDYSHVFRKKSTIDFARLSALSVGIGFIYSAQLAFASPTLLQIGVDYLTMTRIWIITPILGLFFGPCIGMISDRCRLSMGRRRPIMILLSIGILVGFVFLFYGKHIGKLFGDDHFDAITVEESNTPLEGIERKRSATFSVIITILGAILLALNMEICQIPTRAYILDVCISEDQGKVISIFSLTIGLGSTVGYAIGSINWGSTAIGKILGGSIETGCMIVGIIAIVCFLVTFASFREIPLPLLEKDKLLNPLTAAEITRESLKNNVFVINASDANLPETNENTKTETKKNALRKHIKSIVLMPRSMWILTLTHLLTWMGHACYSLYFTDFVGEVIFHGDPAAPIGSEKQILYQDGVRFGVWGMFVFAVSSSIYSFVIEKLVTRFSPRIIYVTGIMTYATGMFILAAWPNEVGVLLLSNTAGIFSSTVYIMPFILVANYHAKSCFEIRKGLEVPLKEYRGLATDIAVISSMAFVGQILSSLFVGLLVSWMKTKSAIFFAASGVSVCAAISAMFVLYIKI; from the exons ATGGCCCTTAGATGTACAACGATCACAACTCTTCTCGAAGCTCGAGAGAATAATGCTCGCGAACACAAATACGATTATTCGCacgtttttcgcaaaaaatctACAATTGATTTCGCAAGACTCTCGGCCTTGTCCGTAGGAATTGGCTTTATTTACTCTGCCCAACTAGCTTTTGCATCACCAACCTTACTCCAAATCGGTGTTGATTACCTAACAATGACTCGGATTTGGATCATAACTCCAATTCTAGGTTTATTTTTTGGACCATGTATTGGAATGATCAGTGATCGTTGCAGGCTAAGTATGGGACGAAGAAGACCGATAATGATACTTCTATCAATAGGCATTTTGGTTGGTTTCGTCTTTCTATTTTATGGAAAACATATTGGAAAACTCTTTGGTGATGATCATTTTGATGCGATTACAGTGGAGGAAAGTAATACACCattagaaggaatagaaaggAAACGAAGCGCAACGTTTTCTGTGATAATCACAATATTGGGAGCCATCCTACTGGCTTTGAATATGGAAATTTGTCAGATTCCAACTAGGGCTTACATATTGGACGTGTGCATTTCCGAAGATCAAGGAAAGGTCATAAGTATTTTTAGCTTAACGATTGGTTTGGGTAGCACCGTTGGATATGCAATTGGTTCAATAAACTGGGGATCTACTGCCATCGGAAAGATATTGGGAGGTAGTATTGAGACTGGTTGTATGATCGTTGGAATCATTGCTATTGTTTGTTTCCTTGTTACGTTTGCAAGCTTCAGGGAGATTCCACTGCCTTTGCTTGAAAAAGATAAACTGCTTAATCCATTGACAGCAGCGGAAATAACAAGggaaagtcttaaaaat aatGTGTTTGTGATAAACGCCAGCGATGCCAACTTGCCAGAAACTAATGAAAATACCAAAACTGAAACCAAAAAGAATGCTTTGAGAAAACATATTAAAAGTATTGTTTTGATGCCAAGGTCCATGTGGATTTTGACATTGACACATCTTTTAACTTGGATGGGACATGCCTGCTATAGCTTGTATTTCACAGATTTTGTCGGTGAAGTAATATTTCACGGTGATCCAGCT gCACCTATTGGTtcggaaaaacaaattttgtatcagGACGGAGTTCGTTTTGGAGTTTGGGGCATGTTTGTATTTGCAGTTTCATCTTCAATTTATTCATTTGTGATTGAAAAACTTGTTACGAGATTTAG TCCAAGGATTATTTATGTTACTGGAATAATGACATACGCAACTGGAATGTTTATTTTAGCAGCTTGGCCCAATGAAGTCGGAGTTCTTCTTCTAAGTAATACAGCTGGGATTTTTTCGAGCACAGTTTATATAATGCCATTTATTTTAGTTGCCAATTATCATGCAAAAAGTTGT tttgaaatcCGAAAAGGATTGGAAGTTCCTCTTAAAGAATATCGAGGACTTGCAACTGATATTGCTGTTATTAGTAGCATGGCATTTGTAGGGCAAATTTTGAGCTCTTTGTTTGTTGGCTTATTGGTATCGTGGATGAAAACAAAGAGTGCAATATTTTTTGCTGCCAGTGGTGTGAGTGTGTGTGCAGCTATATCTGCAATGTTTGTATTGTATATTAAGATTTaa
- the LOC129917873 gene encoding sodium-dependent nutrient amino acid transporter 1-like, whose protein sequence is MENKGYVSDEPNPTDTKSSSIEFDDNLTTTEVKRDQWGKDIEFLLSCIALSVGLGNVWRFPFVALENGAAAFLIPYLIVLFLVGKPIYYMEMLLGQFSCRGSVKLYDFAPIMRGVGFGQVVSVSILATYYSSLMALTFRYLIASFSSVLPWSYCREEYGDACISSGFKGNITGEGKKYPSAQFYFTQVVLKEKENIDDGIGMPSWELSLCLLFTWIMIAVIIIKGVRSSGKASYFLAIFPYVVMFILLIRAMTLPGAGKGVMFFITPQWDMLFKAKVWYAATTQVFFSLAVCFGNIVIYSSYNKFDHNVYKDSNVVTTLDTFTSMLSGIIIFGILGNLAHETQTDDIANVVRGGTGLAFISYPDAISKFTTVPQLFSVLFFLMLFVLGLGSNVGIVSCILTVVKDEFPNAQQWVIVVIISICGFCIALVYVTPGGQFILNLLDFYGVTFIILCLAIVQLIAVGWIYGVKRFCADIEFMLKRKTSLYYRLCWGVITPAFMATVLIYTLVKYEPVKYNGYSFTGGLEIFGWCVSAFGISQVLFWGINGYFQTPKGPSRFLRSFKPKNDWGPADRKLLKLYQNDLIERKQKEPLIKNCFYRIWDNIFG, encoded by the exons ATGGAAAACAAGGGATATGTCAGTGATGAACCTAACCCAACAGATACTAAA TCTTCATCTATAGAATTTGATGATAATTTAACTACGACCGAAGTGAAACGTGATCAATGGGGCAAGGATATTGAATTCCTCCTCTCGTGTATAGCTCTCTCTGTTGGATTGGGAAATGTTTGGCGTTTTCCATTTGTTGCACTCGAAAATGGTGCTGCAGCTTTTTTAATACCTTACCTTATAGTATTATTTTTAGTTGGGAAACCAATTTATTACATGGAAATGCTGTTGGGACAGTTTTCATGTAGAGGTAGTGTGAAACTATATGATTTTGCACCAATTATGAGAG GAGTTGGATTTGGGCAGGTTGTATCGGTTAGTATCCTGGCCACATATTATTCGAGTCTGATGGCTCTGACATTTCGTTACCTTATTGCCTCATTCTCATCGGTTCTGCCGTGGAGTTATTGTCGTGAGGAATATGGAGATGCTTGTATAAGTTCAGGATTCAAGGGAAATATAACTGGCGAAGGAAAGAAATATCCTTCTGCACAGTTCTACTTTAC ccAAGTGGTTTTGAAAGAAAAGGAGAATATTGATGATGGAATTGGTATGCCAAGTTGGGAACTATCGCTTTGTCTGCTCTTTACGTGGATAATGATTGCAGTTATAATTATCAAAGGAGTGCGTAGTTCAGGAAAAGCTTCCTATTTCTTGGCCATTTTTCCGTATGTGGTCATGTTTATTCTTCTTATTCGTGCCATGACACTACCAGGAGCTGGAAAGGGAGTCATGTTCTTTATAACTCCACAATGGGATATGCTGTTCAAGGCTAAGGTGTGGTATGCGGCAACAACACAGGTTTTCTTCTCTTTGGCTGTTTGCTTTGGCAATATTGTTATTTATTCTTCGTACAATAAATTTGACCATAATGTTTACAA AGATTCGAATGTTGTAACAACTTTGGATACATTTACATCAATGCTGTCCGGAATTATTATATTTGGAATTTTGGGCAATCTCGCACATGAAACTCAAACAGATGACATTGCCAATGTAGTTAGAGGAGGAACAGGTCTGGCTTTTATTTCCTATCCGGATGCGATATCAAAGTTTACTACGGTGCCACAG CTCTTTTCAGTACTCTTCTTCTTGATGCTTTTCGTTCTTGGGCTTGGAAGCAATGTCGGAATAGTGTCTTGCATCCTAACGGTGGTCAAAGATGAATTCCCAAATGCCCAACAATGGGTCATTGTTGTGATTATTTCTATTTGtggtttttgcattgcattagTCTACGTAACCCCTGGAGGACAGTTTATCCTTAACTTATTAGACTTCTATGGAGTAACCTTCATCATTCTCTGTTTAGCTATCGTGCAACTGATTGCTGTGGGTTGGATTTACG gtgTTAAAAGATTCTGTGCTGATATTGAGTTTATGCTTAAACGCAAAACAAGCTTATATTATAGACTATGCTGGGGAGTTATTACTCCAGCATTTATGGCTACAGTTTTGATTTATACTTTAGTTAAATATGAACCAGTTAAATACAATGGATATAGTTTCACAGGCGGACTTGAAA tttttggctGGTGTGTTTCTGCATTTGGAATTTCTCAAGTTCTTTTCTGGGGCATTAATGGTTATTTTCAAACACCAAAAGGGCCTTCGAGATTTTTAAGATCATTTAAGCCTAAAAATGATTGGGGTCCAGCAGATAGAAAATTATTGAAGTTGTACCAAAATGATCTCATTGAACGAAAACAAAAGGAACCGctgataaaaaattgtttttatcggATTTGGGATAATATATTTGGATGA